One Bradyrhizobium zhanjiangense DNA segment encodes these proteins:
- a CDS encoding ABC transporter ATP-binding protein — MPPRRYADVSTERREEALDGGAGESAKAPVRLALGLANISLAFGGVAALREIDLKVASGEILAVIGPNGAGKSSLLNIVSGLYRPDRGEVWFGEHSFREVPTSKLAGLGVARTFQNLALFKGLSVFDNVLMGLAHRVRAGFLRQIVGSPLARRIEAENHAAAEEVIGFLHLGEVRDRLAGTLSYGLQKRVELARALVMRPKLLLLDEPFAGMTLTEKRELSQHVRNARDSFGAAIVLIEHDIGVVMGLSDRVAVLDYGRKIADGTPDQVRADPAVIDAYLGVAHEDDKELAI, encoded by the coding sequence ATGCCTCCACGCCGCTACGCAGATGTATCGACCGAAAGGCGCGAGGAAGCGCTGGACGGGGGCGCGGGCGAGTCTGCCAAGGCGCCCGTGCGGCTAGCGCTCGGACTTGCGAACATTTCGCTGGCGTTTGGCGGCGTCGCAGCGCTACGCGAGATCGATCTCAAGGTCGCTTCGGGTGAGATCCTGGCCGTGATCGGTCCGAACGGCGCCGGCAAGAGTTCGCTCCTCAACATCGTCAGTGGACTTTACCGGCCCGATCGCGGCGAGGTGTGGTTTGGCGAGCACTCCTTTCGCGAAGTGCCGACGTCGAAGCTGGCAGGCCTTGGTGTCGCGCGGACGTTTCAAAATCTGGCGCTCTTCAAGGGACTTTCCGTTTTCGACAATGTGCTGATGGGGCTGGCGCATCGCGTGCGTGCTGGTTTTCTGCGGCAGATCGTCGGCTCGCCACTGGCGAGACGGATCGAGGCGGAGAACCACGCGGCCGCGGAAGAAGTGATCGGGTTTCTGCATCTTGGCGAGGTTCGTGACCGCCTTGCTGGAACGCTATCCTATGGACTGCAGAAGCGCGTCGAGTTGGCGCGGGCCCTCGTCATGCGGCCGAAGCTCCTGCTGTTGGACGAGCCGTTCGCGGGCATGACCCTCACCGAGAAACGAGAGCTGTCGCAGCATGTGCGCAACGCTCGCGACAGTTTTGGCGCAGCAATCGTACTGATCGAGCATGACATCGGCGTGGTGATGGGGCTGTCCGATCGCGTGGCCGTACTCGACTACGGGCGAAAGATCGCCGACGGTACGCCGGATCAGGTCCGTGCCGATCCTGCGGTGATCGACGCCTATCTCGGCGTCGCACATGAGGACGATAAGGAGCTTGCGATCTGA
- the sfnG gene encoding dimethylsulfone monooxygenase SfnG yields the protein MSVNNEPIKFAYWVPNVSGGLVISSIEQRTGWDIDYNRKLAQIAEKAGFDYALSQIRFTAGYGADKQHEPVSFSHALLAATEKLKVIAALLPGPWNPAVAAKQIATISQLTNARVAVNIVSGWFRGEFHAIGEPWLDHDERYRRSEEFINALRGIWTEESYTLKGDFYRFNEYSLKPKPLDPLPEIFQGGSSRAARDMAARVSDWYFTNGNTPDGLKAQVEDIRSKEKTFGKGWQTKIGINAFGIVRQTEKEAKDVLQEILDKAIPDAVRGFHHEVQNAGNASPEREGNWAKSTFQDLVQYNDGFRSNLIGTPQQVAERIIELKHAGADLILLGFLHFQEEVEYFGKHVIPLVRELEARRPVRVQAAE from the coding sequence ATGTCTGTGAACAACGAACCGATCAAATTCGCATACTGGGTGCCGAACGTGTCCGGCGGCCTCGTGATTTCCTCGATCGAGCAGCGTACTGGCTGGGACATCGACTACAATCGGAAGCTCGCCCAGATCGCCGAAAAGGCAGGTTTCGACTACGCGCTCAGCCAGATCCGCTTCACGGCGGGTTACGGAGCCGACAAGCAGCATGAGCCGGTCAGCTTCTCGCATGCGCTGCTGGCTGCGACTGAAAAGCTCAAGGTGATCGCCGCTCTCCTTCCCGGGCCATGGAATCCGGCCGTAGCGGCGAAGCAGATTGCGACGATCAGCCAGCTTACCAACGCGCGCGTTGCGGTGAATATTGTATCCGGCTGGTTCCGCGGTGAATTCCACGCAATCGGCGAGCCCTGGCTCGATCACGATGAGCGCTACCGGCGTTCGGAGGAGTTCATCAATGCTCTGCGCGGGATTTGGACGGAAGAGAGCTACACACTCAAGGGGGACTTCTATCGGTTCAACGAGTACTCGCTGAAGCCGAAACCGCTCGATCCGCTGCCCGAGATCTTCCAGGGCGGCTCTTCGCGCGCCGCCCGCGACATGGCTGCTCGCGTGTCCGACTGGTACTTCACGAACGGGAATACGCCGGACGGGCTGAAGGCGCAGGTCGAGGACATCAGGTCGAAGGAGAAGACCTTCGGCAAGGGATGGCAGACCAAGATCGGCATCAATGCCTTCGGCATCGTCCGGCAGACCGAAAAGGAGGCCAAGGACGTGCTGCAGGAGATCCTCGACAAGGCGATCCCCGATGCAGTTCGCGGCTTCCACCATGAGGTCCAGAACGCCGGCAACGCCAGCCCCGAGCGTGAGGGCAACTGGGCCAAGTCCACCTTCCAGGATCTCGTTCAATACAACGACGGCTTCCGCTCGAACCTGATCGGCACGCCGCAGCAAGTCGCTGAACGGATCATCGAGCTCAAGCATGCCGGCGCCGACCTGATCCTGCTCGGGTTCCTGCATTTCCAGGAGGAGGTCGAATATTTCGGCAAGCATGTGATCCCGCTGGTCCGCGAACTCGAGGCAAGGAGGCCTGTACGCGTTCAGGCTGCCGAATAG
- a CDS encoding helix-turn-helix domain-containing protein produces MAAFAPGQLDAAPIQLIVKWRDLFEAKGTAFGVVARLTNDGQILWNQRLRHRFDGIYCACPPSRWGGTTNPFAKADGDALASVFEWAQHRLDQDLAIDRLASRAGMSRRTFIRRFEEATGMSPGDWVVQTRVLRARELLEATQLSIESIAAATGFGSAETLRHHFRHRIGRSPMRYRAVFQMPARAGG; encoded by the coding sequence ATGGCGGCCTTCGCGCCGGGTCAGCTTGACGCCGCGCCAATCCAGTTGATTGTGAAGTGGCGTGATCTTTTCGAAGCCAAAGGAACGGCTTTTGGTGTCGTCGCCAGGTTGACAAATGATGGGCAGATTCTTTGGAACCAGAGATTGCGCCACCGGTTCGACGGAATATACTGCGCCTGCCCGCCTTCGCGATGGGGCGGCACGACCAACCCGTTCGCAAAAGCCGACGGCGATGCCCTGGCATCTGTGTTTGAGTGGGCGCAGCACCGCTTGGATCAGGACCTGGCGATCGACCGCCTCGCTTCGCGCGCAGGAATGAGCCGCCGCACTTTTATCCGACGATTCGAGGAAGCAACCGGCATGTCGCCCGGTGATTGGGTGGTGCAGACGCGCGTGTTGCGGGCTCGCGAACTCCTTGAGGCGACGCAGCTCTCAATTGAGAGTATCGCGGCCGCGACCGGCTTCGGTTCGGCTGAAACGCTGAGACATCATTTCAGACACCGGATCGGCAGGAGCCCGATGCGCTATCGGGCGGTCTTTCAGATGCCTGCGCGAGCGGGCGGCTAA